ataaaaaagttaattaaattacCTGCAACTGCAAGCAGCATGAGTAGCAGAATCGATCGTATGCATGCATGTTCGCCTCCACTATATAGTCtgtagtattatatatatatatatatgctagcTACCCTGCTTTATATAATAAAACCGAACagccaaataaaagaaaacttcCAAAGATCCCTCGTTAAAGTTATAAATATTAAGCAGAAAACAACTATGTTTCAACTTCCAATAACACATACCAACTAAGAAAACTACCATGGAATCTGCAGTATTATGCTGCAAACAACTTTTAAGTCaatgttatatataaatatttatatatatatgtagaggAAAAGGAAATGATCAGTATGATTTTCGATGTGGTAAAAGGTCACGACCCACGAATAACTTGAACCAAAAGGTAAACTCTAGTTCCACCATAAaacctctttctttctttctttctttttttttttcagattgcTTTTGCATGCTCAACAGGAAAAAGTACCTTAAAATTGATGTTATTTGATTCTTACAATAAGGGACCATATGGTTTTCTgttcttatgtatatattatataattagtttgataaataaatattttcttaaatcaaaCTATCCAAAAGCAGTAAAAAATGGACACAAGAATTGGAGATGGGTTACTGCTAAACTTTTCCCAGTAAATAATATTGTTTAAGAAAAAAGGAAAACCCTAATGTGTAACGCATATACGTTTGCAATTGTCTTTTCCCCCACATGCAATGTCCCATCGTAAtcaaatatacatacatacaaactTCTTCTCCTTCTATAACTCTTTAAATCCACATTTTCcacttattatttaaaataataaacattttaaaacaagttttgaaccatttgaaatttaCTCAACCAATGATAAGCTAAAATCTGAGTAGCAACAActtgtattattttatatttgaaaaagacTTTGATTTTGGTTTCACTCCGACGTATTCCACATGACTTCTGCTCTTTGTCTCTctaataaacatatatatatgtgtatcaCTTTTCTagcaaaatttcttttttatctgTTTTTGTTTGATTCTTCGTGATTAAGGTAAACCTAATATTTCTCCATGGCCCATCAATTCTTCTCTCTTAAACCCCCCCCCCATAAAATTATAAAGTAGGAGAACCAAAAAATGACCCCCACTAGTTAaggataattaaaataaactttcttGGGAGGTTTGCctttttgattttgaaaaagttatCTCCCATCCAAAATCATTTGTTATGAAGGACCCTACATGTCCCTTACCCCTCCCCTTTAAATACCCTTTCCCCCCTCTTCTTACCTTCCCTTTTCCCCTCTTCTCTTACTTcctactatcattttaaaaaaacccGGTCTATTTTTGtgttctttcttctcttttttttttttaacttaaaccCCTTCTTGTTCTTTGGTTTGGTTTAATTGACCCAATGTTCTTGTCCCAAGAAGCGGATCAGTTTCAATTACCGGTTAACGAAACCGGCTTCACACGCGAAGAGCTCGAAGAGTTATTGTCTTTTCTCAAATCGAATGAACCGGTAAGTCCAAACTCCGGTTCAGAAGGTTCGACTCGGGCGGTTTATTCACCGGACGAGAGGAAGAAGAGACGCATGAAATCGAACCGGGAATCAGCGAGGCGGTCCCGTTGGCGAAAAAGGATGCACTTGGAGAACATCACGGACGAAGTGAACCGGTTGAGCGTAGAGAACCAGCAGCTTAAGAACCGACTGAGTACAGTCATTAATCAGTATCACATTGTATGGCGAGAAAATGAACAGTTGAGATCCGAATCCGAAGCTCTTTGGGCCAAACTCTTGGATCTTTACTGGACTTTAGCCACCATGCAATCACGATAGCCTTCATCTTTTATCAAagcttttaacttaaaaaaaaaaaaaacttaaccatATGAAATTAAGCTCTATAATTAAATCAactaaaaattattgaaaaatttgaAGCGTAAATGAAGGAATTTTAGAGCTTAATTTCAcctctcttttctctctctctttctacatcgtaataattataataataattagtaGCCAATCACTTATATGGTCAAGAAAAGGTGGTGGTTTTCATAAACCCCACGTTTgatatattgtaaaaaaaatattttgtgtcttttactttttttgttttcgGGTCCTTTTTAATAAGGACTTTTCTTTGTTTACTATATAATGTAGTAGCTTTTTGCACGTATCTTGAGGCTGTATATAATTCATGGGTCAATATATTAGTGAAATCAGTGCGTTGCTTTACTCGTCTTTTTATGAAGAATTTACCgttaatttggatgggattggcGAATAAAAATGTTGACAAGTTTCTTCACAGTATTAATATAAAGAGCAACCCACAAAACAACAGTGAAGAGCACTAGGGATCTATACTTGTGGTTCCATTTTAATTTTCATGGTCGGTTGTTAACTTCAAACTTCacaacaatcatatatatatatacacgcttACTTCCCAGGTGGAAATTAATGATTGTTCAAATAAGTTTTAAAACATGACCTTTCggaaaaaaattaaagacaaaaaGGGGATTTAGATATGGATAGCTTGTTTAAGAggaagtttcttttttttttaaatcctatAAATGTAATATATCAAAggttaaatttgataaaaatatagattttaaaaattatttagggttttaagtattttttttatttttaggtctCTCTCtctaaaattgtttttttttatgttgggtgttggaaatttggggaaaaaattTATTTGTGTTTGTATTTGAGGTAGACATTGTGATAATTTTAAGGTATATTTGAGTTCACGATGATAAAATAGTGCTCGgaaacccacacatttcatttttcGTGTCGAGATGGAATCATCACCTTAGAAGCCTATCGCATTGCAACTTAGGCTCTTAGTTTACGGTGGTTATACGATCACGGGTTGAAGTATAACTAGGGCTTCTAGTTGACAGGTTATATGGTCACGAGTTGGAGCATAAC
The sequence above is drawn from the Gossypium hirsutum isolate 1008001.06 chromosome A05, Gossypium_hirsutum_v2.1, whole genome shotgun sequence genome and encodes:
- the LOC107961266 gene encoding basic leucine zipper 4 codes for the protein MFLSQEADQFQLPVNETGFTREELEELLSFLKSNEPVSPNSGSEGSTRAVYSPDERKKRRMKSNRESARRSRWRKRMHLENITDEVNRLSVENQQLKNRLSTVINQYHIVWRENEQLRSESEALWAKLLDLYWTLATMQSR